One genomic region from Salvia hispanica cultivar TCC Black 2014 chromosome 2, UniMelb_Shisp_WGS_1.0, whole genome shotgun sequence encodes:
- the LOC125207537 gene encoding LOW QUALITY PROTEIN: zinc finger MYND domain-containing protein 15 (The sequence of the model RefSeq protein was modified relative to this genomic sequence to represent the inferred CDS: substituted 1 base at 1 genomic stop codon) produces the protein MECAAKCGGTPCSGPPIRRCQRCQAVAYCSLAHQVLHRSAHKRECERFQQQMKRANTLNDFPFTFTQIQDTRCSFLNRLGVHLLGMWICECSCGGISASSYDHSRLMSSWNLPSELCPCRGPSSPIPDCLTSWKDYYEWRHIPFCSPASFLLHWPLTIFRAIQLATLESLLPEFANELRIHYLGPGRELLQLAIFGELQALFPGVKLYIDLVGPAIPNVRDGEKIDLCTYAQCNDMGCGCQSSADSYREGXILLSSAITLRLHAGCYHDCYRELLQDSFPHIIIAPNAGVAAYKSWIPTLEIIKDLKVPAVFSDYCEEACHLAASCIRSVTGYAPRIPIQINPFRQPLCVEESALYLPCYSNCFMFGF, from the exons ATGGAGTGCGCCGCAAAGTGCGGTGGAACGCCGTGCTCCGGCCCTCCGATCCGCCGTTGCCAACGTTGCCAAGCCGTTGCGTACTGCTCCCTCGCTCACCAG GTTTTGCACAGAAGTGCGCATAAAAGAGAGTGTGAGAGGTTCCAGCAGCAAATGAAGCGCGCTAACACCTTGAATGATTTCCCTTTCACATTCACCCAAATCCAG GATACAAGGtgttcatttttaaataggcTTGGCGTCCACCTTTTAGGAATGTGGATTTGTGAATGCAGCTGTGGAGGAATCTCAGCCTCTAGTTATGACCATTCAAG ATTGATGAGTAGTTGGAATCTTCCAAGTGAGTTATGTCCTTGCAGAG GACCATCCTCTCCAATACCTGACTGCCTAACTTCTTGGAAGGACTACTACGAGTGGAGGCACATCCCTTTTTGTAGCCCtgcttcttttcttcttcattgg CCCTTAACAATATTCCGGGCCATTCAGCTTGCAACTCTTGAAAGCTTGCTACCTGAATTCGCCAACGAACTGCGAATACATTATCTAG GACCAGGAAGGGAACTTCTTCAGCTGGCAATCTTTGGGGAGCTGCAAGCACTCTTCCCAGGAGTAAAGCTGTACATCGATCTTGTTGGACCTGCAATTCCAAATGTCAG GGACGGTGAAAAGATTGATCTGTGTACTTATGCTCAGTGTAATGACATGGGCTGTGGGTGCCAGAGTTCTGCTGATAGTTACCGCGAAGGGTAGATACTGCTCTCTTCTGCAATCACATTACGACTCCATGCAGGCTGTTATCATGACTGTTACAGAGAATTACTGCAG GATTCTTTTCCTCATATTATCATTGCCCCAAACGCTGGTGTTGCCGCCTACAAGAGCTGGATACCTACTCTT GAAATAATAAAGGATCTCAAGGTTCCAGCAGTATTCTCCGATTACTGTGAAGAAGCTTGTCATCTTGCAGCTTCATGTATCAGATCTGTAACAGGCTATGCTCCTAGAATACCA ATTCAGATAAACCCATTCAGGCAGCCTCTTTGTGTTGAAGAAAGTGCTCTCTATCTTCCATGCTATTCTAATTGCTTCATGTTTGGCTTCTGA
- the LOC125207535 gene encoding two-component response regulator ARR5-like, which yields MAKNGFFSRLRRVDDLSHEVHVLAVDDSLVDRKVIERLLKITSCKVTAVDSGRRALQFLGLDETEKNSVALDGLKVDLIITDYCMPGMTGYELLKKIKGSSTFREIPVVIMSSENVLTRIDRCLEEGAEDFIVKPVKLSDVKRLKKCMFGEGLGLNKRKLEGHCDVAMPSPTPSLDEDNVSSSRSPPSPCSPRSFSSLPSSPTSSTPLDSPTRRFEASSES from the exons atGGCTAAAAATGGTTTCTTTTCGAGATTGAGGAGAGTGGATGACTTGTCTCATGAGGTTCATGTGTTGGCTGTGGATGACAGCCTTGTTGATAGGAAAGTCATTGAGAGGTTGCTCAAAATCACTTCTTGCAAAG TCACAGCAGTGGATAGTGGGAGGAGAGCTTTGCAATTTTTGGGATTAGATGAGACTGAAAAAAACTCTGTTGCTTTAGAT GGATTAAAGGTGGATCTGATAATCACAGATTACTGTATGCCTGGAATGACAGGCTATGAGTTGCTGAAAAAGATTAAG GGTTCATCAACTTTTCGAGAAATCCCAGTTGTAATCATGTCTTCTGAAAACGTTTTGACTAGGATTGACAG ATGTTTGGAAGAAGGTGCTGAAGATTTCATAGTAAAGCCAGTGAAACTGTCTGATGTCAAAAGGCTAAAAAAGTGCATGTTTGGAGAAGGGTTGGGGCTTAACAAGAGGAAACTAGAAGGGCATTGTGATGTTGCAATGCCAAGCCCAACGCCGTCTCTAGACGAAGACAACGTCTCATCAAGCCGGTCACCTCCATCGCCTTGCTCACCGAGATCATTCTCGTCCCTGCCTTCAAGCCCAACTTCGTCCACACCCCTCGACTCTCCAACAAGGAGGTTCGAGGCCAGCAGCGAGAGCTGA